The Candidatus Accumulibacter similis genome has a segment encoding these proteins:
- a CDS encoding PEP-CTERM sorting domain-containing protein → MNLICKSAGALAAMLLAPAAGAALLTFEAAGANAAAITPTRDAFRAAVGGGTTAGANGSFGGLRREINWDGVPDIRADPNPLPADFFNVNSPRGAVFTTPGTGFLVSANSGQASPVLFGFPNDFQTFSPQRLFTAVNSNITDVSFFVPGTTIAATTSAFAAIFVDVEVAGLTTMEFFDESGSSILSRDVLVGGNQGLSFLGAVAGAGERISRVRLTSGANTIVANGTLGNPNDDVVVMDDFLYAEPRRAVPEPSGLALAGLGLLGGLHWLRRRRPDA, encoded by the coding sequence ATGAACCTGATCTGCAAGTCCGCAGGCGCCCTTGCCGCCATGCTGCTGGCTCCCGCGGCGGGAGCCGCCCTGCTCACCTTCGAGGCCGCCGGCGCCAATGCCGCAGCCATCACACCCACGCGCGATGCCTTTCGCGCGGCCGTCGGCGGCGGCACCACTGCCGGCGCCAATGGTTCCTTCGGCGGTCTTCGCCGCGAAATCAACTGGGATGGCGTGCCGGACATCCGCGCCGACCCCAACCCCCTGCCGGCAGACTTCTTCAACGTCAATTCGCCGCGTGGAGCGGTGTTCACGACGCCGGGAACAGGTTTCCTGGTCAGTGCCAACTCCGGCCAGGCCTCGCCGGTCCTGTTCGGCTTCCCGAACGACTTCCAGACCTTCAGCCCGCAACGACTGTTTACCGCCGTCAACAGCAACATCACGGACGTCAGCTTCTTCGTCCCCGGGACGACGATCGCTGCCACGACGAGCGCTTTCGCTGCCATCTTCGTCGATGTCGAGGTCGCTGGCCTGACGACGATGGAGTTCTTCGACGAGAGCGGGTCGTCGATATTGTCACGCGACGTCCTCGTCGGCGGCAACCAGGGGTTGAGCTTCCTCGGTGCGGTCGCCGGTGCAGGCGAGCGGATCAGCCGCGTCCGGCTGACTTCCGGCGCCAACACCATCGTCGCGAATGGCACGCTCGGCAACCCCAACGACGATGTCGTCGTGATGGACGACTTCCTCTATGCCGAACCCAGGCGCGCCGTGCCGGAGCCATCCGGTCTCGCACTCGCCGGCCTCGGCCTGCTGGGCGGCCTGCACTGGCTGCGCCGCCGGCGGCCGGATGCCTGA
- a CDS encoding TonB-dependent receptor — MNPRLPRLAAALLVTCNAPLRADDARDADVVVVTATRFAETESRLPANISVISREDIRNSPARDLPGILKSNAGVVVRALSGSLGIDSTIDIRGFGESAGSNTLILLDGQRLNPIDLGSVNWSAIPLDSVERIEILRGAGSVQYGDKATGGVVNIITDKAGRPRFGATLGVGTYGTQTADLNAAAGNASGYINAFAHYADTNGWRANNQADQLALSGRGGIYLARGDGEAFLDYSVYRDSSGLPGYLLAADYPSRPQKSIFPDDSQRSNGYRLRPGITLPLGDSLRLDAEVSVERQDSHFRYVSFASEADRTRESWSFTPRLRWQHGLGAMASETVFGFDHYSGKVDASYSSAPRQNARQDSNGVYFQNVTTFGGGWSGLLGARYQSMDQSAEQAAYPAWFQPAIEGSARNSATAWDIGVNHAGNGWRAYAKAGSTFRFPTTDELFGYDPINGVPVFAGNLKPQTGTVQEIGGNASFGPLRARAAFYHMNLDDEIAFDGTLFANVNLDPTRRQGFELETNWQIAPSLAALLSYSYTRSTFRSGAYSGNQLPLVPRNSAAAKVAWDGGSMGRYVLVGTYVGERYFSGDFANTLDKLDGYTTVDLTATWDLKPWSITARLLNAFDQVYAPFAGYSAFQGYYYYPADGRTFLMTASYAIR; from the coding sequence ATGAATCCACGCCTGCCGCGGCTCGCCGCGGCCCTGCTCGTCACCTGTAACGCACCGCTGCGCGCCGACGACGCGCGCGACGCCGATGTGGTGGTCGTCACCGCCACCCGCTTCGCCGAAACCGAGTCCCGTCTGCCGGCCAACATCAGCGTCATCAGCCGCGAGGACATCCGCAACAGTCCGGCGCGTGACCTGCCGGGAATCCTCAAGTCGAACGCCGGCGTCGTCGTACGTGCGCTGTCGGGCAGCCTCGGCATCGACTCGACGATCGACATCCGCGGTTTCGGCGAAAGTGCCGGCAGCAACACGCTGATCCTGCTCGATGGCCAGCGACTCAACCCGATCGACCTCGGCAGCGTGAACTGGTCGGCGATCCCCCTCGACAGCGTCGAGCGCATCGAGATCCTGCGCGGCGCCGGCAGTGTCCAGTATGGCGACAAGGCGACGGGCGGCGTCGTGAACATCATCACCGACAAGGCCGGCCGCCCGCGTTTCGGCGCGACCCTCGGGGTCGGCACCTATGGCACGCAGACCGCCGACCTCAATGCGGCCGCCGGCAACGCCAGCGGCTACATCAACGCTTTCGCGCACTACGCCGACACCAACGGCTGGCGCGCCAACAACCAGGCCGACCAGCTCGCGCTGAGCGGGCGCGGCGGCATCTACCTCGCCCGCGGCGACGGCGAGGCCTTCCTCGACTACTCGGTCTACCGGGACAGTTCGGGGCTGCCCGGCTACCTGCTCGCGGCCGACTATCCGTCGCGACCACAGAAGTCGATCTTTCCCGACGACTCGCAGCGCAGCAACGGTTACCGCCTGCGTCCCGGCATCACGCTGCCGCTCGGCGACAGCCTGCGCCTCGACGCCGAAGTCTCGGTCGAACGCCAGGACAGCCACTTCCGCTACGTATCGTTCGCCAGCGAGGCCGACCGGACGCGCGAGAGCTGGTCCTTCACGCCACGCCTGCGCTGGCAGCACGGACTTGGTGCGATGGCCAGCGAAACGGTATTCGGCTTCGACCACTACTCCGGCAAGGTCGACGCCAGCTATTCCTCGGCGCCGCGACAGAACGCCCGCCAGGACAGCAACGGCGTCTATTTCCAGAACGTCACCACCTTCGGCGGCGGCTGGAGTGGCCTGCTCGGCGCGCGCTACCAGAGCATGGACCAGTCGGCGGAGCAGGCAGCCTACCCGGCCTGGTTCCAGCCCGCCATCGAAGGCAGCGCGCGCAACTCGGCAACCGCCTGGGACATCGGAGTCAATCATGCCGGCAACGGCTGGCGTGCCTACGCCAAGGCGGGCAGCACCTTCCGCTTTCCGACCACCGACGAACTGTTTGGCTACGATCCGATCAACGGTGTCCCGGTCTTCGCCGGCAACCTCAAGCCGCAGACCGGGACGGTGCAGGAGATCGGTGGCAACGCCAGCTTCGGTCCGCTGCGTGCGCGTGCCGCCTTCTACCACATGAACCTCGACGACGAGATCGCCTTCGACGGCACGCTGTTCGCCAACGTGAACCTCGATCCGACGCGCCGCCAAGGCTTCGAACTCGAGACGAACTGGCAGATCGCCCCGTCTCTGGCGGCGCTGCTGAGCTACAGCTACACGCGCTCGACGTTCCGCAGCGGCGCCTACAGCGGCAACCAGTTGCCGCTGGTACCCCGCAACTCGGCTGCCGCGAAGGTCGCCTGGGACGGCGGCAGCATGGGCCGCTACGTGCTGGTCGGCACCTATGTCGGCGAACGCTACTTCAGCGGCGATTTCGCCAACACGCTCGACAAGCTGGACGGCTATACGACGGTCGACCTGACGGCAACCTGGGACCTCAAGCCGTGGTCGATCACCGCCCGCCTGCTCAACGCCTTCGACCAGGTCTACGCGCCGTTTGCCGGCTACTCGGCCTTCCAGGGTTACTACTACTACCCGGCCGACGGACGAACCTTCCTGATGACCGCCAGCTACGCCATCCGCTGA
- a CDS encoding iron ABC transporter permease, with the protein MPNRRRAILILVLLVLLALASLWTALATGSIRFGTAEVLAALIGNDPPGADVILQLRLPRALAGFACGGLLALAGALMQVLLRNPLADPYILGISSGAGSGALFAMLLGLPAFAIDGLAFAGALGTMLLVFGLAHGDGSWTQTRLLLTGVIVAAGGGALVTLMLAIAPEDRLRGMLFWLMGDLAQTVSPWPPLAILAATLILTMPFARQLNLLARGLLQAQALGVAVNRLRHTVYLLAALATAAAVTSAGAIGFVGLVVPHLLRLASGNDHRLLLPAAALAGGSLLLLADTLARTLIAPQQLPVGVLTALIGVPVFLVLLSRQPK; encoded by the coding sequence ATGCCGAACCGTCGCCGCGCCATCCTGATCCTCGTCCTGCTGGTGCTGCTGGCGCTGGCGAGTCTGTGGACGGCACTGGCAACGGGCAGCATCCGCTTCGGCACGGCAGAGGTGCTCGCCGCACTCATCGGCAACGACCCACCCGGCGCCGACGTCATCCTGCAACTGCGCCTGCCGCGCGCCCTCGCCGGCTTTGCCTGCGGTGGACTGCTGGCACTGGCCGGCGCGCTGATGCAGGTGCTGCTGCGCAACCCGCTCGCAGATCCCTACATTCTCGGCATCTCGAGCGGTGCCGGCAGTGGCGCCCTGTTCGCCATGCTGCTCGGGCTGCCGGCGTTCGCGATCGACGGACTGGCCTTTGCCGGCGCCCTCGGCACGATGCTCCTCGTCTTCGGGCTGGCGCACGGCGATGGCAGCTGGACGCAGACGCGCCTGCTGTTGACCGGCGTCATCGTCGCCGCCGGCGGCGGCGCGCTGGTCACCCTGATGCTGGCGATCGCCCCGGAGGACCGCCTGCGCGGCATGCTCTTCTGGCTGATGGGCGATCTCGCCCAGACCGTCAGCCCGTGGCCACCGTTGGCGATACTCGCCGCGACACTCATCCTGACGATGCCCTTTGCCCGCCAGCTCAACCTGCTGGCGCGCGGCCTGCTGCAGGCGCAGGCGCTCGGTGTCGCAGTCAACCGCCTGCGCCACACCGTCTACCTGCTGGCAGCACTGGCAACCGCCGCGGCGGTGACCAGCGCCGGCGCGATCGGTTTCGTCGGCCTCGTCGTGCCGCACCTGCTGCGACTCGCCAGCGGCAACGACCACCGGCTGCTGCTGCCGGCAGCGGCACTCGCCGGTGGTTCGCTGCTGCTGCTGGCCGACACCCTGGCGCGCACCCTGATCGCGCCGCAGCAACTGCCGGTCGGCGTGCTGACCGCATTGATCGGCGTGCCGGTCTTCCTTGTCCTGCTGTCGCGGCAGCCGAAATGA
- a CDS encoding ABC transporter ATP-binding protein, protein MSVPLLATRQLLVEIGGMTVTRGLDLCLAAGERLAILGRNGSGKSTLLATLAGLRPTSGGTVLLAGEDLARMPARRAALQRAWLGQSQNDPFASTVLETVLTGRHPHLGRWDWESRRDAELARSALRAVGLSGFERRQVGTLSGGERQRLAIATVLTQAPALYLLDEPLSHLDLNHQLAVLELFAGATRDRTAGVVMVLHDPALAHRFCDRALLLFGDGRSESGPVDDILTAAILSGLYGHPLRQFDDDGHRFFVPQ, encoded by the coding sequence ATGAGCGTGCCGCTGCTCGCCACCCGGCAACTGCTGGTCGAAATCGGTGGCATGACGGTCACCCGCGGGCTCGACCTCTGCCTGGCCGCAGGCGAGCGGCTCGCCATCCTCGGCCGCAACGGCAGTGGCAAGTCGACGCTGCTGGCGACGCTGGCCGGATTGCGCCCGACCAGCGGCGGCACGGTCCTGCTCGCCGGCGAGGATCTGGCGCGCATGCCGGCACGCCGCGCCGCGCTGCAGCGAGCATGGTTGGGCCAGTCACAAAACGATCCATTCGCTTCGACGGTACTGGAAACGGTCCTCACCGGCCGCCATCCGCACCTCGGGCGCTGGGACTGGGAGAGCCGGCGCGATGCCGAACTGGCGCGCAGCGCCCTGCGGGCCGTCGGCTTGAGCGGGTTCGAACGGCGTCAGGTCGGCACCCTTTCCGGCGGCGAACGCCAGCGACTGGCGATCGCCACCGTGCTGACGCAGGCACCGGCACTCTACCTGCTCGACGAGCCGCTGTCGCACCTCGACCTCAACCACCAGTTGGCGGTGCTCGAACTGTTCGCCGGCGCGACGCGCGACCGCACCGCCGGCGTCGTCATGGTTCTGCACGACCCGGCCCTCGCCCACCGCTTCTGCGACCGCGCGCTGCTTCTGTTCGGCGACGGGCGCAGCGAAAGCGGGCCGGTCGACGACATCCTGACGGCGGCGATCCTGTCCGGACTGTACGGCCACCCCCTGCGCCAGTTCGACGACGACGGCCACCGCTTCTTCGTGCCACAATGA
- a CDS encoding cobalamin-binding protein: MRFLSHCLVCIAGIVLLPQARGETVVRDDVGTTVRLKAPAARIVALAPHIVEMLYAAGAGGHLVGAVDYSDHPPPARRLARVGGYSRVDLEAVVALRPDLVIAWESGNDMSQVDKLRALGLPVYVSQPNALPEIPDQIERLGELAGTQASARAAAAAFRERLAALRTAHAGKPVVRVFYQIWKAPLTTVGGPQIISDAISLCGGENVFGHLRRMSPTVSVEAVLAANPEAIVATGMGDARPDWLHDWDRWTGMTAVRRGNLFHINPDIMQRHTPRILDGTEKLCAALDVARSRRPQP, encoded by the coding sequence ATGCGCTTCCTGAGCCACTGCCTCGTTTGCATCGCCGGCATCGTCCTGCTGCCGCAGGCGCGCGGCGAGACCGTCGTGCGCGACGATGTCGGCACGACGGTCCGGCTCAAGGCACCGGCGGCGCGCATCGTCGCCCTCGCGCCGCACATCGTCGAGATGCTCTACGCCGCCGGCGCCGGCGGCCATCTGGTGGGCGCCGTCGACTACAGTGACCATCCGCCGCCGGCCAGGCGGCTGGCCCGCGTCGGCGGCTACTCGCGAGTCGACCTGGAAGCTGTCGTCGCGCTGCGACCCGATCTCGTCATCGCCTGGGAAAGCGGCAACGACATGAGCCAGGTCGACAAACTGCGGGCCCTCGGCCTGCCGGTCTACGTGTCGCAACCGAACGCCCTGCCGGAAATACCCGACCAGATCGAACGTCTGGGCGAACTGGCCGGCACGCAGGCGAGTGCCCGCGCCGCTGCCGCGGCCTTCCGCGAGCGTCTGGCGGCGCTGCGGACCGCGCACGCCGGCAAGCCCGTGGTGCGGGTCTTCTACCAGATCTGGAAGGCGCCGCTGACCACCGTCGGCGGTCCGCAGATCATCAGCGACGCCATCAGCCTGTGTGGCGGCGAGAATGTCTTCGGCCACCTGCGCCGGATGTCGCCGACGGTCAGCGTCGAAGCCGTTCTGGCGGCCAACCCCGAGGCCATCGTCGCCACCGGCATGGGCGACGCGCGCCCCGACTGGCTGCACGACTGGGACCGGTGGACCGGCATGACGGCGGTGCGGCGCGGCAACCTCTTCCACATCAACCCGGACATCATGCAGCGGCACACGCCGCGCATCCTCGACGGCACCGAGAAGCTGTGCGCCGCGCTCGACGTCGCCCGCAGCAGGCGACCGCAGCCCTGA
- a CDS encoding TM2 domain-containing protein yields MQQRDNHSKLIGYLLWLFGFLGAHRFYYGKPVTGTIWFFTLGLLGIGWLIDLFLIPGMDRDADLRFHSGAIDYSVAWLLLTFLGIFGVHRMYQGKWLTGLLYLLTGGLFLVGVLYDFWTMNQQISLRNASRPG; encoded by the coding sequence ATGCAACAAAGGGACAATCACAGCAAACTCATCGGCTACCTGCTCTGGCTCTTCGGCTTTCTCGGCGCCCACCGTTTCTATTACGGCAAGCCGGTGACCGGGACGATCTGGTTCTTCACGCTCGGCCTGCTGGGCATCGGCTGGCTGATCGACCTGTTCCTGATCCCGGGCATGGACCGCGACGCGGACCTGCGTTTCCATTCCGGCGCCATCGACTACAGCGTCGCCTGGCTGCTGCTCACCTTCCTCGGCATCTTCGGCGTGCACCGGATGTATCAGGGCAAGTGGCTGACGGGCCTCCTTTACCTGCTCACTGGCGGGCTTTTCCTGGTCGGCGTCCTGTATGACTTCTGGACGATGAACCAGCAGATATCCCTGCGCAACGCCAGCCGGCCGGGCTGA
- a CDS encoding DUF1194 domain-containing protein, whose translation MKPIKHAVKSILATAVLAVGVSSAQAAPTTALYLTMDGSGSISGAQFTQQITSYVTALNNVFTATPALFGKVAIGGGIFGANFSQFFATQEITDATILGNLTSALSALDPGRGGINTGATAIGDAITLSANALTAYETSLGADIKLLIDVTTDGANNLGSNPATVADAVTPPIDSVNCLGIGGAANCSWVGTSGTNFGNAADFVAFQGALEAKLKQEFDVPEPGTLAVLGLGLLGMVASRRKQ comes from the coding sequence ATGAAACCCATCAAACATGCAGTCAAGTCCATCCTGGCGACGGCCGTACTCGCCGTTGGCGTCAGCAGCGCGCAGGCGGCCCCGACCACCGCCCTCTACCTGACGATGGACGGCTCCGGGAGCATCTCGGGCGCCCAGTTCACCCAGCAGATCACCTCGTACGTCACGGCCCTCAACAACGTTTTCACCGCGACCCCGGCGCTCTTCGGCAAAGTGGCGATTGGCGGCGGCATCTTCGGCGCCAACTTCTCGCAGTTCTTCGCGACGCAGGAGATCACCGATGCGACGATTCTCGGGAATCTGACGAGCGCCCTGAGCGCCCTCGATCCCGGTCGCGGCGGCATCAACACCGGTGCGACGGCGATCGGCGATGCGATCACCCTGTCCGCAAACGCGCTGACCGCCTATGAGACGAGCCTCGGGGCCGACATCAAGCTGCTGATCGACGTCACCACCGACGGTGCGAACAACCTTGGCAGCAACCCCGCAACGGTCGCCGACGCCGTCACACCCCCCATCGACTCGGTCAACTGCCTCGGTATCGGTGGTGCTGCCAATTGCAGCTGGGTTGGCACCTCCGGAACCAATTTCGGCAACGCCGCGGATTTCGTCGCCTTCCAGGGTGCCCTCGAAGCGAAGCTGAAGCAGGAGTTCGACGTTCCCGAGCCGGGCACGCTGGCGGTCCTCGGTCTTGGCCTCCTCGGTATGGTGGCTTCGCGCCGCAAGCAGTAG
- a CDS encoding DUF3696 domain-containing protein translates to MLTRMQIQNFKAWKDTEMVPLAPLTVIFGTNSSGKSSLGHLLLARNQNADFLADFALQAEEMLERMYYLGPLRQSARPVYQWAGETPPHVGVLGEHAIAALLAATGQGRKLNRAPRQWLQPFDVFIAGWLRDLGVIDSFEVHPLAEGRKDYEVLVRTHARSPVVKLTDVGVGVSQVLPALVQAFHSPPNSVVWMEQPEIHRHPSAQANLADAFISAVQSNESGSARGTQLIIETHSEHFLTRWQRRVAERRIEATDVAVYFAKPEGASAELETLRLNVCGEIENWPVNFFGDEMGDIAARTLEAIRRQAARETA, encoded by the coding sequence ATGCTGACCCGGATGCAGATCCAGAACTTCAAGGCGTGGAAGGACACCGAGATGGTTCCGCTCGCGCCGTTGACCGTGATTTTCGGCACCAACAGTTCCGGCAAGTCCAGCCTCGGCCACCTTCTGTTGGCCCGGAATCAGAACGCCGACTTCCTGGCCGACTTTGCGTTGCAGGCCGAAGAAATGCTGGAGCGCATGTATTACCTCGGACCGCTGCGCCAGTCGGCACGCCCTGTCTACCAGTGGGCGGGCGAGACGCCGCCGCATGTCGGGGTGCTTGGTGAGCATGCGATCGCCGCGCTGCTGGCGGCGACCGGGCAGGGGCGCAAGCTGAACCGCGCTCCGAGGCAGTGGCTGCAGCCGTTTGACGTGTTCATCGCTGGCTGGTTGCGCGACCTGGGGGTCATCGACAGTTTCGAGGTCCACCCGCTGGCCGAGGGGCGAAAGGACTACGAAGTCCTGGTACGGACCCATGCCAGGTCGCCAGTGGTCAAGCTGACGGACGTCGGGGTGGGCGTCTCGCAGGTGCTCCCCGCGCTGGTCCAGGCTTTCCATTCACCGCCCAATTCGGTGGTCTGGATGGAGCAACCGGAAATCCATCGGCATCCTTCGGCCCAGGCCAACCTGGCGGATGCCTTCATCAGCGCGGTGCAGTCCAACGAGAGCGGCAGCGCCCGCGGCACCCAGTTGATCATCGAGACCCACTCCGAGCATTTCCTCACGCGTTGGCAGCGCCGGGTCGCGGAGCGCCGGATCGAGGCGACCGACGTCGCGGTGTATTTCGCCAAGCCAGAAGGTGCGAGCGCGGAGCTGGAGACATTGCGCCTCAATGTCTGCGGTGAGATCGAAAACTGGCCAGTCAACTTCTTTGGCGACGAAATGGGCGACATCGCGGCGCGCACTCTTGAGGCGATCAGGCGTCAGGCCGCGCGGGAGACGGCATGA
- a CDS encoding HNH endonuclease — MFRRGDGETASAVAAAPSALVAARIEKAALDGGFDRTPERHGGWLVIDYWQGRCAVTGLDVLPLLRASHIKPWAPCDSDAERLGVFNGLLLAPQLDALFDGGWISFDDDGGLLVSPELSGKQQVRLGVQPGWRPAELAAPHIGYLAWHRRQFFRRRTKLLPSASVLAVGKRRSCCASSTGMQPANSANIATAAQCGQCGMRCILLPAERNESSC, encoded by the coding sequence ATGTTTCGGCGGGGTGACGGGGAGACGGCCAGCGCCGTTGCAGCCGCGCCCAGCGCGCTGGTCGCGGCCCGCATCGAGAAGGCGGCGCTGGACGGGGGTTTCGACCGCACGCCGGAGCGGCACGGCGGCTGGCTGGTGATCGATTATTGGCAAGGGCGCTGCGCCGTCACCGGGCTCGACGTTCTGCCGCTGCTGCGCGCCTCGCACATCAAGCCCTGGGCGCCGTGCGACAGCGACGCCGAGCGTCTCGGCGTGTTCAATGGCCTGTTGCTGGCGCCGCAGCTGGATGCGCTGTTCGATGGCGGCTGGATCAGCTTCGACGACGATGGCGGGCTGCTGGTGAGCCCTGAACTGTCGGGCAAGCAGCAGGTGCGGCTTGGGGTGCAGCCGGGCTGGCGGCCGGCGGAGTTGGCCGCGCCACACATCGGCTACCTTGCCTGGCATCGTCGGCAGTTCTTCCGTCGAAGAACGAAGCTTCTGCCCTCAGCCAGCGTTCTTGCGGTCGGCAAGCGCCGAAGCTGCTGTGCGTCCTCGACAGGAATGCAACCCGCGAACTCGGCGAATATCGCAACCGCTGCCCAATGCGGGCAGTGTGGGATGCGCTGCATATTGCTGCCCGCTGAACGAAATGAGTCGTCATGCTGA
- a CDS encoding phytanoyl-CoA dioxygenase family protein, producing MKNIWLAKLTKLALLPWHVLQLATHTKSFQANPVIGNSTLNKLGLHLWRRVLADKMARYRRSKLDAFMTDSERESYATYGYFIRRQALPEADFNGLLQEIEQLRELGWEMRQGRAVTRRISLDDDVLATHPYCRQVVKDKDINRLIEYAASYQGSPTFELQSIIVDPQQNETDPQTVFHADTFHATSKAWLFLHDINDDEGPFAYVPRSHILTPERLAWEKEQSIMASQCSEQMHREGSFRISEEEMQGMGLMPPVRFAVKANTLIIADTSGFHARCPSLKPSHRVEIYASLRRNPFIPWCGGHLYALPYIAGRHTMLDIKIKQLTQSAKGTWKAFDKVGAYDAENV from the coding sequence ATGAAAAATATATGGCTCGCAAAATTGACGAAATTGGCGTTGTTGCCGTGGCATGTTTTGCAATTGGCAACGCATACCAAATCTTTCCAAGCAAACCCGGTTATCGGCAATTCAACGCTCAATAAGCTCGGTTTGCATTTGTGGCGGCGAGTATTGGCGGATAAAATGGCGCGCTATCGGCGCAGCAAACTCGATGCATTCATGACCGATTCAGAACGCGAATCCTATGCCACATACGGTTATTTCATTCGCCGCCAAGCATTGCCGGAAGCTGACTTTAATGGTTTGTTGCAGGAAATCGAGCAACTGCGCGAACTCGGCTGGGAAATGCGCCAAGGACGAGCGGTCACGCGCCGTATCAGTCTCGATGACGATGTGCTGGCAACCCATCCATATTGCCGGCAAGTGGTGAAGGATAAAGACATTAACCGCTTGATCGAATACGCCGCTTCTTACCAAGGTTCTCCGACATTTGAATTGCAATCGATCATCGTTGATCCCCAACAAAATGAAACCGATCCGCAAACCGTGTTTCATGCCGATACTTTCCATGCTACGTCAAAAGCCTGGCTGTTTTTACATGATATCAATGATGATGAGGGACCTTTCGCTTATGTTCCGCGTTCGCATATTTTAACGCCCGAGCGTTTGGCTTGGGAAAAGGAACAAAGCATCATGGCGAGCCAATGCAGCGAGCAAATGCACCGCGAAGGATCATTCCGCATCTCTGAAGAAGAAATGCAAGGCATGGGCTTGATGCCGCCGGTGCGTTTTGCTGTCAAAGCGAATACCTTAATTATCGCTGATACCTCAGGTTTTCATGCGCGCTGCCCCAGCCTGAAGCCCAGCCACAGAGTAGAGATCTACGCCTCGCTGCGGCGCAATCCTTTCATTCCATGGTGCGGAGGCCATCTTTATGCCTTGCCTTATATCGCCGGCCGCCATACAATGCTCGATATCAAAATCAAGCAGTTGACACAATCTGCCAAAGGTACTTGGAAAGCGTTTGATAAGGTCGGCGCTTACGATGCGGAGAATGTTTGA